The Streptomyces sp. NBC_00162 sequence CTGAGCTGGTGAAGACGAACACGCCTTCGCTGGTGGCGTCGTTGTCGTCGGCGTCCGGGTCCTGGATCCAGAAGCCGCGTGAGCCGTACGTCCGCACGCCCGTCACGATGCCCTCGACGTCGGCGACCTGCTTGCCGGCGAGGGGGGATATCCGGGTGGTGCCCTGGATGTCGTGGATGCGTACCGGACCGTCGGCCGCGGAGCCTTCGGCCGCGTCGGCGGAGCCCGCGAGCAGGCCGGTGGCCAGCGCGGTGGCGACGAGGGCCGCGACGGCGGCGGAACGGGGATGCGAGGAGGGCATGGGCGAGAACTCCGGTGTGGGATGAGGGAGACGGCAGGGATGGACGGGACTGCGGCAGGAAATCTGCGGGAGGCTTGCGACTCCCGAAACATCTACGCGCGTCAATTTCCTGTGTGGCCAGCAAAGTTGTCAAGGCCTCCAGGGAATACGGCAGCTGACTGTGGGATGAACCAAAGGGGATGGCCCGCCGGACCCGCCCGAAATGCGTCTACGCTGGGTCGCCGGGCCGGCCGACGGACCGGCCGGCCAACCGACCAACTGGCCGGCCGTCACGGCCCCGCTCCGCCCCACCCCGTCTGACCCCGCCCTACCCCGCCCTACCCCGTCCCACCGCGTCCGCGATCCGCGAGGAGAACCGCCCCATGTCCGCAGAGCCGCACCCCACGCTGCCGCCGGTACGGCTGCACTCCGATGCGGAACTGGCCCGCGACGCCCTCGTCGCCCCGCTGTTCGCCCGCGCCGTACGGCTGGCGCGCTGGGCCGGACCCGGCACCCGCGTCGACATCGGCGGCGAACTCGTCGCCGACCAGCTCCCCGAGGCCGCCGCGGTGCTCGGTCTCGACGCCGCCGACGCGGACTCCGCGGTGTACGCGAGCCAGGCCTGGCGGGTGGCCGTGGACACCGGCCTGGTGGACGTGACCGAGCCGGAGGAGGATGCCGGCGCAGCCGGCGGCGAAGCGGGGGCGGGCGAGGGGAAGTTCGGCAGCGCCGCGCCCGGTGAGGACCTCGCGCTGGTGGCGAGCGGTGCGCCCGGCGACGTACTCGACCTGTGGCTGGCCGCCCTGGACAGTGTGCTCGCGGACGCGGCCGTGCCCGATCTCGACGATCTGGTCGACGCGCTGGACGCGGGCGGGGAGATCGACTTCGACCAGCTGGACTGGAACCCGGGGCGCGAGGCGGACTTCCTCGACGGGGTCCTCGCCAACCTCTACCTGCTCACCGTCGCCGAGGGCGGGGCAGCGGAGGGGCCGGTTCCGCTGCCCGTGCTCGCCGCGTCCATGGTGGTGCCGGACGACATGGGCGAGCCGACCGACGCCGTGCTGGAGCAGGTCTCGGACGCGATGATGCGCCTCGACGACCAGTTCCGGCAGCTGGAGCCCATCGGGCTGGTCGAGTTCCGGCCCGTCGACGAGGAGCTGATGGCGGAGGCGGGCGACGAGGAGCTCACCTCGGGCGCGGCCGCCGACGAGGACGTCTCCCGCTACGGGATGGTCCGCCTGACCCCGCTCGGCCTGTACGGGATCCGTGCCCGGATGCTGGAGGCCGGGGTCGAGGCCCCGGCCGTGGGCGAACTGGCCGGCAAGGGCGCGGACGCGCTGCTCGACGCGGTCTCCCGCTACCCCGAGAGCGCCGCCCAGGCCGAGATCGAGGCGTGGCTGGCGGGCCGCGAAGTGCCCGCGGCCGTCACCGAACTGCTGGCCGCGGCGCGTGGCGACGACGAGGGAGCCCCGCTGCGGCGGCTGCGCTGCCAGCAGGCCCTCGCACCGGCCGGGCCGGAGGCGGAGCCCGCGGTCCGCGCGGTGCTGGACGACGGGGAGCTGGGCGGGCTCGCCCGGGTCTGGCTGGCCGAGCGCGGCGCGGCCGACGTACCGGCACCGGACGGGACGATGGTGTTCTGGCTCACGGTCGACACGATCGCGGCGCAGCTCGCCGCCGACGGCGAGACCGAGGAGCTGCCGCTGCTGATGGAGACCCTGACCGCCCATCACACCGGGTTCTTCGAGCAGGTGTGGCGGGTGGAGCACCCGGCGACCGCCTTCGTCCTGGAGGCGATGGGGCGGCTGCACCCGGACAAGAAGGCGGCGAAGGAGGCCCGCAAGGCCGCGTTCAAGGCGCGCTCACGGCAGTCCTGAGCGGTCCGGGAGTCCTGAGCGCCGCCCGGCAGTCCTGAGCGCCGCCGGGGTGCATTGACCGGGCCCGGGGGAACTTTGACGGAGCATCGACAATGCGCCGTTTCTGGGCCGGAGTTGGCCATTCCGGCCACGGGCAAGGGGTCCGCTCCTCTTACCGGGTAGTTCAGCCGCCGTTCACGTGCGGGCGGGAGCGTGTGCGCCGACGACTGCACGACAGGCGCACCACTCCCCACCCCTGGAGACCCGATGCCGCTCAGCCGCAGAGACTTCACCGCCCGTACTGTCATCGCCGGCGCGGGGGTCGCGCTCACCGGGACGGTCGGCGCCCTCGCCACCGCCCCGGGCGCCCTGGCAGCCGACGACAGCACCGCTCGCGACGAGCAGGGCCGGCCCTGCGAGCCCGGCTACGGCCCGCTCGTTCCCGACCCGGCCGGCATCCTCGCCCTCCCCGCCGGTTTCACCTACCGCGTGATCACGCACAGCGGGGTCACCACCCTGGAGTCGGGCGAGAGCACCCCGTCCAACCACGACGGGACGGCCGCCTTCGAGGGCCGGCGCGGGGTCACCCTCCTCGTCAACAACCACGAGCTCAAGGGCAAGAGGGAGAGCTGGGCCCACCCCGTCCCGCTCGCCGAGGGCCTCGTCTACGACCCGGCCGCGGCCGGCGGCTGCACGGTCGTCGAGGTCCGGCGCGGCGGCGAGGTCGCCGAGTGGGTGGGCGTCGCCGGTACGTCGACCAACTGCGCGGGCGGCTCCACCCCCTGGGACACCTGGCTCACCTGCGAGGAGACCGAGGACCTGGCCGGCAAGAACGGCATGACCAAGGACCACGGCTACGTCTTCGAGGTCGACCCGCACGACCGGCGCGCCAACCGCGACCCGCAGCCGATCAAGGCGTTCGGGCGGTACGCGCACGAGGCCGTGGTCATCGACCCGCGCGAGGGCCACGCCTACCTGACCGAGGACGCCTCCGGCCCCAACGGGCTGCTCTACCGCTGGACCCCGCCCCGCGGCTTCCACCACGGGCGCGGCAAGCTGCGTACGCTCGCGCCCGACGCCGGTGTGCTCCAGGCCGCCAAGTGCATCGACAGTGCGGGCCGGTTCGTCGACGACCTCTCGCGCGCCACGAAGATCGGCACCGTCTACGGGGTCGACTGGGTGGACGTGACGGACCGCGACGCGCGGACCGTGCCGGTGCGCAAGCAGTTCGCCGACGGCGTCGTGACGCGGGCGCGCAAGCTGGAGGGCATGTGGTGGGCCGACGGCGGCGCGTACTTCGTGTCCTCCTACGCCCGTGAGGAGAGCCCGGGTGCGGCGCACGACGGCCAGGTGTGGTTCTACAACCCCAAGCGGCGCACGATCCGGCTGACCGTCCTGATCGGGGTCAACGCGGACCCGTCGGCGGACGGCGGCTACGACGGCCCGGACAACATCACCGTGTCGCCGTACGGAGGCCTGGTCATCGCCGAGGACGGCTCGGGCCTCCAGCACCTGTTCGGC is a genomic window containing:
- a CDS encoding PhoX family protein encodes the protein MPLSRRDFTARTVIAGAGVALTGTVGALATAPGALAADDSTARDEQGRPCEPGYGPLVPDPAGILALPAGFTYRVITHSGVTTLESGESTPSNHDGTAAFEGRRGVTLLVNNHELKGKRESWAHPVPLAEGLVYDPAAAGGCTVVEVRRGGEVAEWVGVAGTSTNCAGGSTPWDTWLTCEETEDLAGKNGMTKDHGYVFEVDPHDRRANRDPQPIKAFGRYAHEAVVIDPREGHAYLTEDASGPNGLLYRWTPPRGFHHGRGKLRTLAPDAGVLQAAKCIDSAGRFVDDLSRATKIGTVYGVDWVDVTDRDARTVPVRKQFADGVVTRARKLEGMWWADGGAYFVSSYAREESPGAAHDGQVWFYNPKRRTIRLTVLIGVNADPSADGGYDGPDNITVSPYGGLVIAEDGSGLQHLFGATESGRTYALARNELNIGSAEEPEFSEFTGVCFSPDGRTLYANIQDPGVMLAITGPWRRAH